A genomic stretch from Mastacembelus armatus chromosome 12, fMasArm1.2, whole genome shotgun sequence includes:
- the LOC113124505 gene encoding chondroitin sulfate proteoglycan 4-like, producing MGSSAAVLFLLLLISKGHVYGVSFYGDGYIHLRTVEASVQTLVNIRFRTSSEAGLLFLATGRRDFLLLELISGCLQVRLDLGSGERSLCSEKGINLNDLAWHSVELTHNHHNVTMTVDRNSHTILHMPGPDVELSIEDGLFVGGAARLNLSHILNISPGFRGCVDEVVFNEHNLLSSLRPYSGYKTVHEVSLGCSPQFSATAEDPVSFFSSKAFIALPTWETAQEGMFECELQPSAREDDGMVLYSSRNQSGFVAITIREGHLVATVGSGEGSKIELRSLTHLQSKNTWCPIQLQLLPHSVQLKVDKELIKANLSAELQIIQLKGPLYLGGLNEHAWGEARRTGLLLASSIGGGSFKGCLREIRVNTQRSGLAQATVTKDITLGCKTGQAPASVTTIRQTDHSEFDVATTQPISNNKRNPNFLLLKKLEVAEGGRAPLEPKHIKVNLNFQKLGIHPSQLMFCIEEQPVHGQLRLDLSAHLDEMLDEGQERTVPIGAEEKDRTFSMLDLWQGRVMYVHSGSEDQNDFFMFSVFASNKKDLPVFLKGNRLHRFDISISPVNDAPVLSLPEGNLFTLLENSKQRLTTNMLRVSDPDSSPAELVFSSLGNLNTEAGHLEHQDYPGKAINLFSLHDLDEGKISFVHTGVSTSRLALRVSDGQKLSNTVVLRIMAVPLKHKLANNTGLEVNQGEASVITTSHLAVQLNVADHAVEIRYEVIELPQYGELQRLHSSGEWKPTTSFSQKHLQKDRIRYLSTYYGLQTQNVTDQLKCKITIGSFATEEVVFLITVHWLHFKITRSKMELNGVQMAVITPEHLHVISKGAKLSESNLYFRLLTLPKKGRLFFNNKALQNNASFSQKNITDALVKYELVNGMHDDTRDTFSFQVFSTHASSTSYDFRINIKTESSVITIVNKGLAILEGGSKVITKDILFTHTSSNHEVQYSITVSPRHGQIRRINLSNSTFINDNIVTFRNRDIMEERIMYVHDDSETKQDSFTFQIMVYKPPKHNKKKDKNISEHTFNISVQLVNDRRPVRVVDKVFHVARNGQRLVTLNDLCFRDDDSDFEDSWLVYTRRGIPMGELVLADDPNHKLYEFTQRDLEQKKVLFVHKGVSFGRFVLFVSDGKHYVSTLLEVMAHDPYLNVENNTGLVVQRGGITTLTSANLSVSSNLDIRDPEEVKFEVFITPKHGVLCFNDGDRATVTETDAISIFSQQDLVAGRLVYHHDGSHELSDGFNVTARAKEKSTESQLDKGRRAVHLDIGVSIKIFLESHQRPPTVISNHPVVVAEGQNVSIGREHLEVVHEDSQPTDIVFTVQSPPSLGLLQRFFPVDKHRNNSGENQLIYQSQPTLKGTREQQLTSFTQKDLNQGVIIYHQQITGSTNDSVLLEATNGVTKVGPIRLEIDIVPLLLPLQVSNLTLDEGSSMPLTSDIIKVTSHHFSGMNFLYQVTIPPRHGHLEHSRIPGMPITAFTHTEVEREYISYIHDGSDTQRDNFTIVANQTEITKHSLPCTFHINITPVNDETPVVTTNQGLKVWVGSVTEITTDDLSAEDSDTPPEGLEFIVTPPSNGHLVLKSAPSRHILNFTQSHIQSGQLVFVHSGALSGGFHFQVNDGINFSPRQIFSTTARSLVLSLQRNHPLKVYPGSVTPISAQELQVISNLNDIRRNHSVVFAVTVHPKLGRLVQRMPDNSTGHISMFTQSMVNDGVILYDQNKPESVGWSATDSFAFTVSCPPASLPPHTFTILISYQANDHHSQHKTRLLNNAGAVVAEGGRVTIDKSKLDASNLLEKVPQLHRKDHHILYRVISLPCHGTLSIQEDDLTRKEADFSQNTLNKFGVTYVHDDSETKSDSFTFQAWVAPLDPSSSSSSFAPIFSSDSSSFSPLYSASSYSFSSDMVSRHLMKDGLEVMEEFNITVTPVNDQPPLIRSRAPSMKVVVGERVILGPDSLQVEDHDTPPEELHYLVIRKPNNGYLTLGERPEPVTSFTQYDVNHGRLHFIQQGEATTGVLYFNVTDGHHRPLYKLFSLEVIKPSVSMVNNTGLSLVQGRTAVVLTTSQLAAQTNGRSQANITYTVTTHPHHGRIAINDQEVTWFCHEDLQFGRVVYHMTDLSESEDSFQISASASSPSVDFGNITAQTVKVTVQPLIYLREPVRVPSGIAVKLGKAMIDASELARISRANPVFEVLSPPKHGKLVKMTYDPNQPSEVLKSFTFRDVVQGRVAIKETLSDSNSHDNKSTLTTAQGHTPARPLNDSFIFLLKAGNVQPAKGELHFTILPHHQMNHGPGGSNKADGGSHQHTTARLPAHNRTTAGGGRGEVRVGSTTQSQFGTSLHPHILSQKNHNRTQHKLRHHNHWGNHTRSGSHAGRSGTGAEGAGGGDSHTPQLHTPLVPIKHDLVSPPDIHPVHVEVLPQPASDPLLIILPLLACLLLIVILVVLILVFRHRKEKQARLQLIQELAALPLPPEGSPYLGRPERSLAMPSVVVTPLGPASCPTSPRVPLSPRRRSLAPGITFWGPFEAEMTDGDGNTRGDKSHEIGNVTCGNRLPAITTGFKTPVGSRSPTPTLKNNQYWV from the exons TGTCATTTTACGGTGATGGCTACATCCACCTGCGAACAGTGGAAGCATCCGTTCAGACACTGGTCAACATCCGATTTCGAACCTCTAGTGAGGCAGGGCTGCTGTTTTTGGCAACAGGTCGCAGAGATTTCTTGCTGCTGGAACTCATCTCTGGCTGCCTGCAG GTACGTCTGGATTTGGGCTCAGGTGAGCGTTCTCTATGCTCAGAAAAGGGCATTAATCTTAATGACCTGGCATGGCACTCCGTTGAGCTGACCCATAATCACCATAATGTCACCATGACGGTGGACCGAAACTCTCACACCATCCTCCACATGCCAGGACCAGATGTTGAACTTAGTATTGAGGACGGGCTTTTTGTTGGTGGGGCAGCCAGGCTAAACCTTTCTCATATTCTAAACATTTCCCCTGGATTTAGAGGTTGTGTAGATGAAGTTGTGTTCAATGAACATAATTTGTTGTCTAGCTTAAGGCCATATTCTGGATACAAGACTGTCCATGAAGTATCTCTGGGCTGTAGTCCACAGTTTTCTGCAACAGCAGAAGATCCTGTCAGTTTTTTCAGCTCTAAAGCTTTTATCGCACTTCCAACCTGGGAAACAGCACAGGAAGGGATGTTTGAGTGTGAACTGCAACCATCTGCAAGAGAAGACGATGGCATGGTCTTATACAGCTCTCGCAACCAAAGTGGGTTTGTTGCAATAACAATCAGAGAAGGGCACTTGGTGGCAACAGTAGGAAGTGGAGAGGGGAGTAAAATTGAGCTGCGGTCTCTAACACATCTGCAGAGCAAGAACACATGGTGCCCCATCCAGCTGCAGTTGCTGCCTCACAGTGTCCAGCTGAAGGTAGACAAGGAATTAATCAAGGCTAACCTGAGTGCAGAGTTGCAGATTATCCAGCTTAAAGGGCCTCTTTATTTGGGAGGGCTCAATGAGCATGCTTGGGGAGAGGCAAGGCGGACTGGGTTGCTTTTGGCCTCATCTATAGGAGGCGGCTCCTTTAAGGGTTGCCTCAGAGAAATAAGGGTGAACACTCAAAGATCTGGCCTAGCTCAGGCCACTGTCACTAAGGACATAACTTTGGGTTGTAAGACTGGACAGGCTCCAGCATCTGTAACAACCATCAGGCAAACAGATCATTCTGAATTTGATGTTGCTACTACACAACCAATTAGCAACAATAAGAGGAACCCTAactttttgctgctgaaaaagctggaggtagcagagggAGGCCGGGCACCATTGGAGCCCAAACACATCAAG GTGAATTTGAATTTCCAAAAACTgggcatccatccatcccagtTGATGTTCTGCATTGAGGAGCAGCCAGTCCATGGGCAGCTCAGATTGGATCTCAGTGCACACCTTGATGAGATGCTGGATGAGGGGCAGGAAAGGACTGTACCAATAGGGGCAGAGGAGAAGGACAGAACTTTCAGTATGCTCGATCTATGGCAAGGCCGGGTGATGTATGTTCACAGTGGGTCAGAGGACCAGAATGActtcttcatgttttcagtcttCGCCAGTAATAAGAAGGATCTTCCAGTGTTTCTTAAGGGAAACCGGCTACACCGGTTTGATATCAGCATCAGTCCTGTTAATGATGCCCCTGTGCTAAGCTTGCCTGAGGGAAACCTTTTCACTCTTCTGGAGAATTCCAAACAACGG CTGACAACAAATATGCTGAGAGTGTCAGACCCTGACAGCAGTCCTGCAGAACTGGTGTTCAGCTCACTTGGAAACCTCAACACTGAGGCTGGACACCTTGAGCATCAGGATTACCCTGGCAA GGCCATTAACTTGTTCTCCTTGCATGATTTGGATGAGGGTAAAATCAGCTTTGTCCACACTGGGGTCTCCACCTCCAGACTGGCTCTCAGGGTTAGCGATGGCCAAAAG TTGAGCAACACAGTAGTTTTGAGGATTATGGCAGTGCCACTCAAACACAAACTAGCAAATAATACCGGACTGGAGGTGAACCAAGGTGAGGCTTCCGTGATCACCACCAGTCACCTTGCAGTACAACTTAATGTAGCTGATCACGCAGTGGAAATCCGCTATGAAGTCATAGAGTTGCCACAATATGGTGAGCTCCAGCGGTTGCACTCAAGTGGTGAGTGGAAACCAACAACTTCCTTCTCACAGAAACATCTACAAAAAGATCGGATTCGATACCTGAGCACTTACTATGGCCTTCAGACTCAGAACGTCACTGATCAGCTCAAATGTAAAATTACCATTGGCTCCTTTGCAACTGAGGAGGTTGTTTTCCTCATCACGGTACACTGGCTCCACTTCAAGATCACACGCAGCAAGATGGAGCTCAATGGTGTTCAAATGGCTGTCATCACTCCCGAGCACCTCCATGTGATTTCTAAGGGTGCTAAACTCAGTGAAAGTAATCTTTACTTCAGGCTCCTAACATTACCAAAGAAGGGTCGGCTATTCTTCAACAACAAAGCTCTACAAAATAATGCATCGTTCAGTCAGAAGAATATCACAGATGCCTTGGTGAAGTACGAGTTGGTCAATGGGATGCATGATGACACGAGAGACACATTTAGCTTTCAGGTGTTTTCGACACATGCCAGCTCAACAAGCTATGACTTCAGAATTAACATCAAAACTGAGTCATCAGTCATCACCATTGTAAACAAAGGCCTTGCAATTCTGGAAGGAGGGAGTAAAGTCATCACTAAAGACATCCTTTTCACTCACACATCAAGTAACCATGAGGTCCAGTACAGCATTACAGTGAGCCCCAGGCATGGGCAGATAAGAAGGATTAATCTCTCCAACTCAACTTTCATTAATGACAACATTGTAACTTTCAGAAACAGGGATATCATGGAGGAGAGAATAATGTATGTTCATGATGACAGTGAGACCAAGCAGGAttcttttacatttcaaatcatGGTGTATAAACCAcctaaacacaacaaaaagaaGGATAAAAACATATCCGAGCACACCTTTAATATCTCTGTACAACTCGTCAATGATCGGAGACCTGTCAGGGTTGTTGATAAAGTTTTCCATGTGGCTCGCAATGGCCAGAGGTTGGTGACTTTGAATGACCTTTGTTTCCGGGATGATGACTCAGACTTTGAGGACAGTTGGTTAGTGTACACACGGAGAGGGATTCCCATGGGCGAACTGGTGCTGGCTGATGATCCTAATCACAAGCTGTATGAGTTCACACAGCGGGACCTCGAGCAG AAAAAGGTGTTGTTTGTCCACAAAGGAGTGAGTTTCGGTCgttttgtgctttttgtatCTGATGGGAAACATTATGTTTCCACACTGCTGGAG GTGATGGCCCATGATCCTTACCTTAACGTGGAAAACAACACAGGCCTCGTGGTACAACGAGGTGGGATCACGACACTGACCTCTGCTAACCTCAGTGTCTCCAGCAACCTCGACATCCGAGACCCAGAGGAAGTGAAGTTTGAGGTCTTCATTACACCTAAGCACGGTGTACTCTGCTTTAATGATGGAGATCGTGCCACTGTAACAGAAACAGATGCAATTTCAATATTCAGCCAGCAGGATTTGGTGGCAGGCCGCTTGGTGTATCACCATGATGGCAGTCATGAATTGTCAGATGGGTTCAATGTGACAGCAAGAGCAAAGGAGAAGAGCACAGAGAGTCAACTGGACAAGGGGAGGAGGGCGGTGCATCTGGACATTGGGGTGTCTATTAAAATCTTCTTAGAGAGTCATCAGAGGCCACCTACGGTCATAAGCAACCATCCAGTGGTTGTGGCTGAGGGACAAAATGTTTCCATAGGGAGGGAACACTTAGAG GTGGTCCATGAGGACAGTCAGCCGACAGACATAGTTTTTACTGTCCAAAGTCCTCCCAGCCTGGGCCTTCTTCAGAGGTTCTTTCCCGTCGACAAGCACCGAAACAATAGTGGAGAAAATCAACTCATATATCAATCACAGCCAACTTTAAAG GGCACCAGAGAACAGCAATTAACCTCCTTTACTCAAAAGGACCTTAACCAGGGAGTAATCATTTATCATCAGCAGATTACAGGAAGCACCAACGACTCTGTTCTGTTGGAGGCAACCAATGGGGTCACAAAGGTCGGCCCTATCAGACTGGAGATTGATATTGTTCCTCTCCTGCTCCCTCTAcag GTATCTAATTTAACGCTCGATGAGGGGTCATCCATGCCCCTGACCTCTGACATCATTAAGGTCACCAGTCACCATTTCTCAGGCATGAACTTCCTGTACCAAGTCACCATTCCACCACGGCACGGACATTTGGAGCACAGTCGAATCCCAGGAATGCCGATCACTGCTTTCACACATACTGAG GTGGAACGTGAGTACATATCCTATATCCACGATGGcagtgacacacagagagacaactTCACCATTGTGGCCAATCAGACAGAAATCACAAAGCACAGTCTGCCCTGCACTTTTCACATCAACATCACTCCAGTCAATGATGAGACTCCTGTTGTTACAACCAACCAGGGTTTAAAG GTGTGGGTGGGTTCAGTGACAGAAATAACCACAGATGATCTTAGTGCAGAGGACTCTGACACGCCACCTGAAGGACTTGAGTTCATTGTCACTCCACCCAGTAATGGCCACCTGGTTCTGAAGAGCGCCCCCTCCAGACACATCCTGAACTTCACCCAGAGTCACATACAAAGTGGACAACTGGTGTTTGTGCACAGTG GTGCACTATCTGGTGGATTTCACTTCCAGGTGAACGATGGTATCAACTTTTCCCCTCGTCAGATCTTCAGCACAACCGCCCGCTCCCTGGTCCTCTCCCTGCAGAGAAACCATCCTCTTAAGGTCTACCCAG GCTCTGTGACACCCATCTCTGCACAGGAGCTTCAGGTCATATCCAACCTTAATGACATCAGAAGAAACCACTCAGTGGTGTTTGCAGTGACTGTTCATCCTAAGCTTGGCCGTCTGGTCCAACGAATGCCAGACAACTCTACAGGACACATTTCCATGTTTACACAAAGCATG GTGAATGATGGAGTTATCCTGTATGATCAGAACAAGCCAGAGTCAGTGGGGTGGTCTGCTACAGACTCTTTCGCTTTCACCGTGTCCTGTCCTCCTGCTTCCCTTCCTCCACACACCTTCACTATCCTAATCTCCTACCAGGCCAATGACCATCACTCTCAACACAAGACCAGACTACTGAACAACGCAG GTGCTGTGGTGGCAGAGGGAGGCAGGGTGACGATTGACAAGTCCAAACTTGATGCCTCCAATCTCCTGGAGAAGGTTCCACAGCTCCACCGGAAGGACCACCACATCCTTTACCGTGTGATTTCTCTGCCGTGTCACGGGACTCTGTCTATACAAGAGGACGATCTCACCAG AAAGGAAGCGGATTTCTCCCAGAACACACTGAACAAGTTTGGCGTCACATACGTCCATGATGACTCAGAGACAAAGAGTGACAGCTTCACTTTCCAGGCCTGGGTGGCTCCTTTGgatccctcctcttcctcctcatctttcgCACCTATTTTTTCCTCTgattcctcctccttctctcctctctatTCAGCCTCATCTTACTCTTTTTCATCAGACATGGTTTCTCGTCACCTCATGAAAGACGGCCtggaggtgatggaggagtTCAACATCACAGTGACACCAGTCAATGACCAGCCACCACTCATCAGAAGCAGAGCCCCGAGTATGAAGGTTGTAGTTGGAGAGAGAGTCATACTTGGACCAGACAGTCTGCAG GTTGAGGATCATGACACTCCTCCAGAGGAGCTGCACTACCTTGTGATCAGAAAGCCCAACAATGGCTACCTCACACTGGGGGAGAGACCGGAGCCAGTAACATCCTTCACCCAGTATGATGTCAACCATGGCCGACTGCACTTTATACAACAG GGTGAGGCCACAACAGGAGTTTTGTACTTTAATGTAACTGATGGCCATCACCGTCCACTCTACAAACTGTTTAGTTTGGAGGTGATCAAACCCTCTGTATCCATGGTGAACAATACTGGGCTTTCATTGGTTCAAGGCAGGACTGCTGTGGTCCTGACAACCAGCCAGCTGGCAGCTCAAACCAATGGTCGCAGTCAGGCCAACATCACCTACACAGTCACCACACACCCTCACCATGGACGCATCGCTATTAACGACCAGGAGGTTACATGGTTCTGTCATGAGGACCTGCAGTTCGGCCGGGTTGTCTATCACATGACTGATCTCAGCGAATCAGAGGACAGTTTCCAAATCTCAGCGTCTGCTTCCTCACCAAGtgttgactttggaaatataaCAGCACAAACAGTGAAGGTGACTGTGCAGCCTCTGATCTACCTGAGGGAGCCAGTCAGAGTACCCAGCGGTATTGCTGTGAAACTGGGGAAAGCCATGATCGATGCTTCTGAGCTGGCAAGAATCAGCCGAGCCAACCCGGTGTTTGAGGTTCTGTCTCCGCCAAAACATGGAAAACTAGTCAAG ATGACCTATGACCCCAACCAACCATCAGAGGTCCTGAAGTCATTTACATTCAGAGATGTGGTTCAAGGACGAGTTGCCATCAAAGAAACTCTCAGTGACAGCAACAGCCATGATAACAAATCAACCCTCACAACAGCTCAAGGTCACACCCCTGCAAGACCTCTCAATGATTCTTTCATCTTCCTGCTGAAGGCTGGAAATGTCCAACCAGCAAAGGGTGAGCTTCACTTCACCATCTTACCACACCACCAGATGAATCATGGTCCAGGTGGTTCAAATAAAGCAGACGGTGGCAGCCATCAACACACTACAGCTCGTCTGCCTGCACATAATAGGACTACTGCTGGAGGAGGTAGAGGAGAGGTAAGAGTGGGATCCACAACACAGAGTCAGTTTGGTACGAGTTTACACCCTCATATTTTGTCCCAAAAGAACCACAACAGGACACAACACAAGCTGAGGCATCACAACCACTGGGGGAACCACACACGTAGTGGGAGTCATGCAGGAAGATCCGGGACTGGTGCAGAGGGAGCTGGTGGGGGGGACAGCCACACACCACAACTCCACACTCCATTAGTCCCGATTAAACACGATCTGGTGAGCCCTCCTGACATCCACCCAGTTCATGTTGAGGTCCTCCCTCAGCCTGCCTCCGACCCCCTCCTCATTATCCTACCACTGCTGGCCTGTTTGCTCCTCATCGTTATTCTCGTGGTTTTGATTCTGGTCTTTCGCCATCGCAAGGAGAAACAGGCCCGGCTGCAGCTCATCCAGGAGCTCGCTGCACTACCATTACCCCCTGAGGGCAGCCCTTACCTTGGCCGGCCAGAGCGGAGCCTGGCTATGCCCTCTGTGGTGGTCACCCCACTTGGACCTGCAAGCTGTCCTACCTCACCAAGGGTACCCCTAAGTCCCAGAAGAAGAAGTCTGGCCCCTGGGATAACCTTCTGGGGGCCATTTGAAGCTGAAATGACAGATGGGGATGGAAATACTAGAGGTGATAAGAGCCATGAAATAGGTAACGTAACTTGTGGTAATAGACTACCAGCTATCACTACAGGATTTAAGACCCCTGTAGGATCTAGGTCCCCTACTCCAACTCTTAAAAACAACCAGTACTGGGTTTAA